ctgatttgaatcctaagccatgaactcaagaattcaagagtaagttcgattaaggacttgaaggaaaattcctcacgatttcgggttgtaataatctctcttttactcttacaagaggtgcctttttataggctaaaactagggcaaaatccggcccacataaacctggaagagattcggtccgcataaaagagcttaaagagctagctctttaaggctttccgataaggcccgataagtaataaaatactgaacgcctaacaactactaaacgggacagtcttaaaacaactaccaactaagctaacaagtatgagatcattcctttacttcaaacgtacaagtgaacaaagtaacttctggtccatcaaatcttcaaacttagcttgttccttgcttgtatggtgaatgatcaaggctcgtaaagcttccttcaccctcttggatcttgatcttgtcatcggaccgccaatgtggaccaaaggatccttgacccaaggttgaagttaattattgcacacccgtatccgcatcatcaACAAATGCCCAAATAACTCAGCACTTCAATCAATAGTCATATTACTCccaacaatttcaattcaattcaATCAATCAATAATGCAGTAAAATAATCCTCAATAGAGTCTAGAAATTGACTCTAGAAATAGGTAATCGAAATTTAGGAAATTAGTCAAGAAGTTGGCAGGAGCAAATACCTGTACTGCATCCACACCAATATTGGGAGGTGTCAAGTTGTTAAGACAGAGACCGCTGTGGGTGTTGACTGACGGCGGTGTGGCGGAGAACGTTGCGTGGGCGAGCAGCGACGTGCAACAGCGAAGAGAGAGAGATTGAAAATGGCAGCAGCCTGGCGGTTACAGAAGGTGCCGAAGAAGATGGTGCCGTTTGACGGCTTGAAGATCGAGCGATGGGGAGAGACGGAGCTTGAAGTGCAAGCCGGCTGCGTCCTGTCCTAGCAGCGAATAGCATGCGCGGTGACAATCAGAGAGATGGCGGGCAGCGACAAGAACAACAGAGTGCAACGAGCCAAGCACATTTTTAGCCGGGCAACGGCTGCGGTTGGAGAGAAAGACTGCGGAAGCAGCATGCGGAGGCAGCGACCATGACAACGACATGCTGGGTATGGCTATGGTTGGAGAGCTGTGGCAGCATGTGATGAGTGAGACAGCGACTGAGAGAGATGGAGAGAGGGAGATATTCGGCGGCGGCAGCGAGCGTGGAGCGGTATGAGTTGGCGTGACGGCGCTATCATTGCATGCATGAGACAAAGCGGCGTATGGAGGTTAAGGCGGTGGTTGGGTACTCGGctgagaggaagaaaagaaaaatgagggaggaagaaagaaagaaaaggaaaggaaaggagaaaaagaaaaagaaagaaagaaagaaaaagctttcgattttttttgaaatttgaaatttaaaattttaaaattaaacgaacataatttcaaaaaaaaattatatttttttatatttttatattttatttcattttttaaagcTACATTTCCCTAGGATACGACGTGGGCACATCATGATGATATGAACCCTTCTAATGAAGATTCGTTAAATTGAAAGTTACTACGTGCCTTGTTGGCGCGGACACGTCATGAGGGAAGGAACCCTTCttatgaaaattttgagaattgCATATTATCACGTGCCTTTTGACTTGGGCACGTCATGTCGGTCAGTCCGCTCCAAGATCGAAGAAAAAGCACTCCAGGCGAGTTGACGCGGGCACGTTATAAGGGTGGGAACCCTTTTGATGAAGAACTTGGGAATTGCTTATTATCATGTGCCCTGTTTACATGGGCACGTCATGTCTGGAGGACGTCTACTAATcatcaaaaatagaaaattaaaccaaataattatgaaaaatCCAAAAGAAACATATTGAAACAAATAATAGAATTTAACAACAACTAAAACAAATTGTGTTTTCTCCCAATAaacgcctttctttaacgtctttggttAGACATTGTTAATTGCCCTTAATACTTGTGAGATGGATCTTCCAGGTGTAGCATCTCTATCTCTTCCACTAACAACCCTTCATAATAGGGTTTAAGACGGTGTCCATTGACAACAAATTTCTTCTCGGTCTTAATGCTTTGTATTTCTACTGCACCATAGTGAAAATTATTAGTAACTATAAAGggaccaatccaacgagaacgtaattTACCGGAAAATAACTTAAGTCTCGATTGGTAGAGAACAACTTTCTGGTAAACGCTAAAGGTCTTTCTGCAAATTTGTTGATCATGAAAAGTTCATTCTTCTCCTTATAGATGTTCGCATTCTCATAAGTTTCATTTCAGATTTCTTCTAACTCCTGTAATTCCAACTTCTGATGAACCCCCGCCTCTGCTAAATTCATGTTGCACTATTTTACTGCCAAAAACGCCTTGTGTTCAAACTCCACTGGCAGGTGACATGGCTTCCCAAACACCAATCTATAGGGGGACATTCTTATAGCTGTCTTATACGCTGTCTTATAGGTTCAAAGTACGTCTTCCAATCTATGACTCCAACCCTTCCTATCGGGTTGCACCATATTTTCCAAGATAAACTTTATTTCTCTATTTAAAACTTCTGTTTAGCCATTTGTCTGAGGGTGATATGACGTAGAGACCTTGTAAAGGACACCATACTTTCGGAATGGTGCCACTATCGTTTTGTTACAGAAGTGTGTCCCCCTGTCACTAACAATGGCCCTTGACATtccaaaatgcacaaaaatattagacttgaCAAAATCTGAGACCACTCTCGAATTGTTAGTACGGGTGGCTTTAACTTCCACCCATTTGGAAACATAATCAACGGTCAATATTATATAAAGAAAGTCAAACGACATAGGGAAAGGACCCATAAAGGTGATCCCTCAAACCTcaaaaaattgaactaaaaacATAAGAGTTTGAGACATCTAATCTCTACAGGAAATGTTACTTAGTTTTTGACATCTTTCACAAGACTTACAGAATGTGTAGACATTTTTAAACAGTGAAGGCCAATAGAACCCGCCGTCTAGCACCCTACGAGTCGTGCTTTTTAGTTCAAAGAGACCTCTATAAGCAAAAGAGTAACAAAAAGTTAGAATCGAATGAAATTCATTTCCACTTATACACCTCATTATTTGATCCACACAATACTTCCATAGGTACAAGTCATCCCATATGAAATATTTGGCATCACTCCTAAGCTTGTCTATCTTCGCTTTAGGCCAACCTGCAGGTATTTTGCTAGTTACTAGGTAATTGACTAAATCAGCATACCAAGGCAATTTAGAATTTAGGAAAAATAATTGTTCATCGAAGAAAGTATCCCTCAATGGCACATTCTCCTCTTCAATCGGTATGCAACTTAGATGGTCAGCAACCAAATTCTCCGATCCTCTTTTATCCCTGATCTCCAGGTCGAATTCTTGTAGGAGCAATATCCATCTTATTAGCCTtggttttgcatttttttcgTCATCAGGTATCTCAGAGCTGTATGATTAGAATATACAACGACTTTAGCTCCTAATAAATAGGACCCAAATTTCTCTAAAGCAAAGACAACtgctaaaagctccttttctATGGTGGAGTAATTTAATTGAACTCCATTCAAAACCCTTGATGCATAGTAGATGTCATGGGCTACTTTTCCTACTCTCTGTCCCAACACTGCTCCCACTGCATGGTCACTGGCGTCACACATGATCTCAAATGGAAGATTCTAATCCGGAGGTTGAATAATTGAGGATGAAATCAAGAGTACCTTCAATTTATCGAATGCCTCCTTGCAATCTTCATTGAACTCAAATGTCATGTCCTGTTGCAACAGTCTGAATAGAGGTGCTCCAATTTTTTAGAAGTCTTTAATAAACCTACGATAGAAACCTgcatgtccaagaaaagagtGTACTTCCCACATACTTAGGGGGTAAGGTAAAGCAGAAACAATATCTATCTTAGCTTTATCAACTTCTATACCTCTGGATGACACTACATGTCCTAAAACTATTCATTGCTCAACtataaaatgatatttttttttcaattgagcACTAGATTAGTTTCTATACATCTTAAAATTAGTTTCAAATTATCAAGATAATTATTGAAACTATCACCATACACACTAAAGTCATCCATAAACACCTCTATAATTTTCTCTACATATTCAGAGAAGGTACTTACCATACATCTCTGGAATGTAGTAGGGACGTTACACAACCTGAATGGCATTCGTCTGTATGTGAAGGTTTCACACAGGCACGTGAAGGTGGTTTTCTCCTCGTCCTCTAGTGCAACTGCGATCTAGAGTAACCTAAGAAACCATCcataaaataatagtaaacTCTACATGCTAAACGTTTAATCATTTGATCACTAAAAGGGAGAGGAAAGTGATCCTTTTTCGTGACGGCGTTAAACTTGTGATAGTCTATGTACTACCGCCACCCGGTAGGTTTTCGCACTAGAACCAACTCTTCCTGTTGATTAGCTTCTACTATTATCGCCGCTTTTTCGGGACTACCTGTACTGGATTTACCCATGGGCTATCTGATATGGCATAAATAATCCCTACATCCAACAATTTAAGTATTTCTTTCTCCACTACCTCCATCATAAGCGGGTTCAACCTTCTTTGAACTTGTCGGATGGTTTAGCTTCTTCTTCGAGCCTAATTCTGTGCATACATAC
This portion of the Coffea eugenioides isolate CCC68of chromosome 11, Ceug_1.0, whole genome shotgun sequence genome encodes:
- the LOC113751965 gene encoding uncharacterized protein LOC113751965, producing the protein MEVVEKEILKLLDVGIIYAISDSPWVNPVQIAVALEDEEKTTFTCLCETFTYRRMPFRLCNVPTTFQRCMDMTFEFNEDCKEAFDKLKNLPFEIMCDASDHAVGAVLGQRVGKVAHDIYYASRVLNGVQLNYSTIEKELLAVVFALEKFGSEIPDDEKNAKPRLIRWILLLQEFDLEIRDKRGSENLVADHLSCIPIEEENVPLRDTFFDEQLFFLNSKLPWYADLVNYLVTSKIPAGWPKAKIDKLRSDAKYFIWDDLYLWKGLFELKSTTRRVLDGGFYWPSLFKNVYTFFKATRTNNSRVVSDFVKSNIFVHFGMSRAIVSDRGTHFCNKTIVAPFRKYGVLYKVSTSYHPQTNG